Proteins from one Salvelinus namaycush isolate Seneca chromosome 34, SaNama_1.0, whole genome shotgun sequence genomic window:
- the LOC120028856 gene encoding pannexin-1-like: MAIAHVATEYVFSDFLLKEPGQARYRAVRTELAMDKMVTCVAVGLPLLLISLAFAQEVSVGVQISCFPPANFSWRQGMYVDSYCWAALHTHTLPLWLHKFFPYILLLVAVIMYSPAVFWRFSASPLLQSDLSFIIEELDRCYNRAVTLAKRMATAGEHTDSVAFDPTEGCFMYPVVEQYLLTKRRSVVVLWRYLLCRGLNLLTLLLACVYLGYYLRLASLTDQFGCSLRTGLLANDTSIPDQLQCKLVAVGVFTLLSFVNLLVYAMLVPVVIYSALRPFFQSHTHFLKSYQSLPTISVLPLPQGQWDDLTLYFLFLEENLSELKSYKYMKVLELLRRRGMCEGEDFDAMGLLQMLCLVKTDVTDGKRSTAATFNASDKTTNANASLDAKANDNPIAKVSHIANANPAAGEASSKAPALSPASPDSCQSQTSATEMTEFSALLPGNSAMTDGRRSDGGVVRQRII, from the exons ATGGCTATCGCCCACGTCGCTACAGAGTATGTGTTCAGCGATTTCCTCCTGAAGGAGCCGGGTCAGGCAAGGTACCGCGCCGTGCGCACTGAGCTAGCCATGGACAAGATGGTGACCTGCGTGGCGGTGGGACTCCCTCTCCTCCTTATTTCTCTAGCCTTTGCCCAGGAGGTCTCTGTGG GTGTTCAGATCAGCTGTTTCCCTCCAGCTAACTTTTCCTGGCGTCAGGGCATGTATGTAGACTCCTACTGCTGGGcagccctacacactcacacactacccTTATGGCTACACAAG TTTTTCCCCTATATCCTGCTGTTGGTAGCAGTAATTATGTATAGTCCAGCGGTGTTCTGGCgtttctctgcctctcctctgctTCAGTCAGACCTTAGCTTCATCATAGAAGAGCTCGACCGCTGCTACAACCGTGCTGTCACTCTGGCTAAACGCATGGCCACTGCTGGGGAACACACAGACAG tgTTGCGTTTGACCCTACTGAGGGCTGTTTCATGTACCCGGTGGTGGAGCAGTATCTGCTGACCAAGAGGAggagtgttgtggtgttgtggcgCTACCTGCTGTGTCGAGGCCTCAACCTGCTCACCTTGCTTCTGGCCTGTGTCTACCTGGGCTACTACCTCCGCCTCGCCTCCCTCACTGaccag TTCGGCTGTTCCCTGCGCACCGGACTCCTGGCCAATGACACCTCAATCCCCGACCAATTACAGTGCAAGCTGGTTGCCGTGGGAGTATTCACTTTGCTAAG CTTTGTTAACCTGCTGGTGTACGCCATGCTGGTTCCCGTGGTGATATACTCCGCTCTGCGCCCCTTCTTTCAATCACACACCCATTTCCTGAAGTCCTACCAATCACTGCCCACCATCAGTGTTCTGCCCCTCCCGCAGGGCCAATGGGATGACCTGACGCTCTACTTCCTCTTCCTGGAAGAAAACCTCAGCGAGCTCAAGTCCTACAAGTACATGAAG GTGTTGGAGTTGTTGAGGAGGAGGGGGATGTGTGAGGGGGAGGACTTTGACGCCATGGGACTGCTTCAGATGCTATGTCTGGTGAAGACTGATGTCACGGATGGAAAGAGGAGCACCGCAGCTACCTTCAATGCTAGTGACAAAACCACCAATGCAAATGCTAGCCTTGATGCTAAAGCTAATGATAACCCTATTGCTAAAGTTAGCCATATTGCTAATGCTAACCCTGCCGCTGGGGAGGCTAGTAGCAAGGCCCCAGCCCTCAGCCCAGCTTCCCCAGACTCATGCCAAAGCCAGACCAGTGCCACTGAAATGACAG AATTCTCTGCTCTGTTGCCAGGCAACAGTGCAATGACAGACGGAAGGCGGAGTGATGGGGGGGTGGTCCGACAGCGAATTATCTGA